GCGCCATGGCCGCGACGGCCGTCCGCCGCGCGCCCAGCCGGCGCAGCAGCGCCGGGCACAGGGCGGCGGACAGCACCATCAGCACCGCGAGCGGCAGGCTGCGCAGGGCGCTCTGGAACGGGTCGAGGGCGAGCCGCCGCTGGAGCACGTACGTCTCGGCGAACAGGGTGCCGAACAGCGCGGCCGACGCGGCCACGAGCAGGCCGAGCGCGGCCCCCACCGCCGGGGAGCCGATCACCCCGGGCGGCAGCAGCGGATGCGCGCCGCGCCGCTCGTGCCGTACGAAGGCGGTCCCGGCGAGCACCGCGCCGCCCAGCGCCGACACCCCCCACACCCCGGAGCCGGGCAGCGAGACCAGCGCCTGCACGAGACAGGCCAGGGCGAGGGCGAGCAGCAGGGCCCCGGGCAGGTCCAGCGGGGTGCGGACCGCCGGGCGGCGGTCCGCGCCTGGCAGCGCGAGCGCCGCCAGGCCGAAGCCGGCCGCGGGCAGCGCGCCGACGAAGAACACCGCCCGCCAGCCCGGACCGCTCACCAGCGCGCCGCCCAGCAGCGGTCCCGCTGCCGCCGCCAGGCCGATCGCGGCGGTGCGCACGGCCAGCGGCACGGCCAGCCGCTCCGGCGGGTACGCGGCCCGCAGCATGCCGAGCGTCGCCGGCTGCAGCAGCGCCCCGAACACGCCCTGCGCCAACCGCAGTCCGATCACCCAGCCGATGCCGGGCGCCAGGCCGGCGCCCGCCGACGCCGCACCGAACCCCAGCATGCCGAGCCCGAAGGTCCGCCGGTGCCCGTACCGGTCGCCGAGCCGCCCCGCGAACACCAGCAGGCTCGCCACCGCCACGAGGTACGCGGTACCGGTCCACTGTACCGAGGCGAACGACGCGTGCAGCGAGCGTTGCAGGGAGGGCTGGGCGACCGTGAGGACCGTACCGTCCAGGGCGACGAGCACGGCCCCCGCCACACTGCTCGCCAGCGTCAGCCCGCGGTTCACCGCACGTCCCGCGAGCCCAGGTGGGCGTCCAGGACCGTATCGAGCAGCGGGCCCGACTCCTGGTCGCCGGTGGCGAGCTGGAGGCTGTTCCAGCGCCAGAGCTGGGCGATGCCGTGCAGGTTCGCCCACAGCGCGCCGGCCACCCGCCGGGCGTCCGTCTCGGGCCTGACCCGTCCCACCAGGTCCGCGAGCACCCCGAACAGCGGCAGGCTGGTCTCCCTGAGCCCCGACCCGCCGCTGTCCAGCAGGTCGTGACGGAACATCAGCTCGTACATGCCCGGGTTGTCCGACGCGAACTCCAGGTAGATGCGGGCCAGTTCCGTCAGCCGTCGGCGCGGGTCGGTGGCGCCGGGCGCGGACCTGCCGATGCGCTCGCCCAGGTCGGTGAACCCCCGGTGGGCGATGGCGGACAGCAGCTCCCGGTGGGTGGGGAAGTGGCGGCGCGGCGCCCCGTGGGAGACCCCGGCGCGGCGGGCGATCTCCCGCAGCGTCAGCGCCCGCACCCCCTCGGCGGCCACCAGCTCCACGCCCACGTCCACCAACCGGGCCCGCAGGCCCGTGTCGGACTCGGCCCTGGATCCCGTGTCGGTCTCGCCCCTGGATCCCGTGTCGGTCTCACGCATGGATACTGTCTACCAGCGACGAGTAGACACTGTCTACTGCAGACGGTAGGCAGTGTTCACCTATGGCCGTCGTGTCTCCCCGGCGCGGGGAATGCGGGATGATCCCGGCCAGTTGACGCCCATATGACAGAGGACTCGACGCAGGACCCGACACGGGCTTCGACGCAGGACGCACTGCTCCAGCTGCTCTCCGGTACGCGGGGCGGGGTGCTGGTCACGCTCAAGGGCGACGGCCGGCCCCAGCTCTCCAACGTCAGCCACGCCTACTACCCCGAGGAGCGGGTCGTCCGGATCTCCGTCACCGACGACCGGGCCAAGACCCGCAACCTCCGCCGCGACCCACGCGCCTCCTACCACGTCACCAGCGACGACCGCTGGGCGTACACGGTCGCCGAGGGCACGGCCGAGCTGTCGCCGGTCGCCCGTGACCCCCACGACGACACCGTCGAGGAACTCGTCCGGCTCTACCGGGACGTCCTCGGCGAGCACCCCGACTGGGACGACTACCGGGCCGCCATGGTCCGCGACCGCCGGCTGGTGGTCCGGCTGCCCGTCGAGCGGGTCTACGGCATCCCGAAGGGCTGAACAGCGGCCTGCCCCGGCGGAGCGGACCGGGACGGGGCCGCCCCGGACCCGGTCCGCGCCTCGATCGCGCGCAGCACCGCCACCATGTCCTGGCCGCCGTGCCCCAGCCCCACCGTCTCCTCGAACAGGGCGTGGCACACGTCCAGCAGCGGTGAGGCCAGACCCGCCGCGCGGGCGGCCTCGGCGATGAGCCGGTTGTTCTTGAGCACGTCCAGGGCCGCGGCCTGGACGGCGAAGTCCCCCTCGCGCAGCTTGGGCGCCTTCATCCGGGACACCCCGCTGGCCATGGGGCCCGCGTCCAGCACCTCCAGGAACAGCCGCCGGTCCAGGCCCTGCCGGTCGGCGAAGTGGAACGCCTCCGTCAGCCCGGTCACCAGCGTGATCAGGAAGAGGTTCACGGCCAGCTTCATCAGCAGCGCGCCCGGCGCCGCACCGCACCCGAACGTCTCCCGGCACAGCGGCGCCAGCAGCGGCCGTACGGCGTCGACGGCGGACTCCTCGCCGGCGAGCATGGCCACCAGTTCCCCCCGCTCCGCCGGCACCCGCGACCCCGAGACGGGCGCCTCCACGTACCGGCCGCCCGCCGCGCGCACCTCGGCCTCCAGGGCGCGCGAGTGCTCCGGCGAGGTCGTACCCATCGGGACGACGATCCGCCCGGCGACCCGGGCGGCGAACTCGGGGGTGCCGCGCCCCAGGACCGCGTCGAGGGCCGCCTCGTCGGCGAGCATCAGCAGCACCGCCTCCGCCCGCGCGAACACCTCACCGGGGTCCGCCGCCACCTCGGCGCCGGCCGCGCGCAGCGGCTCGGCCCGCTCCGCCGTCCGGTTCCACACCACGAGGGGCGTGCCGGCGGCCGCCAGGCGCAGCGCCATGGGTCGGCCCATCACCCCGAGACCGATGAATCCGACCTTCACGGCACTGCCCTCCGCTCCACGGCCCGGCCCCGACCCGGGCTGACTATGACAGCCGTCATAGTAGCGGCTCTTATGACGCCGGTCATAGAGTGGGCGGAGCGGTGGGACGGACCGGGCGGACACGAGCGCGGGCGCACACCGGCGAGCGGAGGTCACGGATGGCGGAGTCGCGGCACGGACCGCGCGAGCGCATGGTCTTCAGCGCGGCCCAGCTGATCCGGCGCCAGGGGGTCGGCGCCACCGGCATGCGGGAGGTGGCCGCCCACGCCGGAGCCCCGCGCGGATCGCTCCAGCACTACTTCCCGGGCGGCAAGGAACAACTGGTCAACGAAGCCGTCGGCTGGGCCGGCCGGTACGCGGGCAAGCGGGTGGCCCGGTTCCTGGCGGGCCTGGACCGGCCGACGCCGAGCGGGCTGTTCGCGGCGATGGCCGCCCAGTGGACACGGGAGTACGAGACGGACGGCTTCGAGGCCGGCTGCCCGGTCGCCGCGGCGACGGTGGACTGCGCGGCCCAGGACGCCTCCACCCGGGAGACGGCGGCCGCCGCCTTCGCCGCCTGGCGCGGCCCGGTCGCCGAGGCCTTGGCCGGCATGGGAGTGCCCGCCGGCCGCGCCGACCCCCTCGCCACCTTGATGATCAGCACCCTGGAGGGCGCGATCCTGATGGCCCGCGCGGAACAGGACGTACGCCCCCTGCTGACCGTGACCGGCGAGCTGGGGCCGCTGCTCGACGCGGCGGTGGTGCGCCCCGCCTGAGCGGGCGGCCCCCGGCCCGTGTCCGCCGAGTCCCGCCTGCCCCTGCGGGCGGACGACGGGACGTCACGGACACGACTTGGCCGGGGGAGCGGTTCAGCAGCCCGGCACCGCGCCGGCGCAGTTGGTCGGTGTGTTGCCGTTGACCCGGCTGCTGGTCAGGACGACGCTCGCGCCGGGCTGGTTGAGGATGCCGCCGGCTCCCGTGCCGCCGGTGGCCGTGTTGTTGTTGACGTTCGTCCGGTCCACGAGCAGGTTGCCGTGGCTCGAACCGATCACGAGGTTGGCGATGCCGCCGCCGTCGAGCGCCCTGTTCTCGTTCACGACGCTGTCGCGGACCGTCATGGTGC
Above is a genomic segment from Streptomyces collinus Tu 365 containing:
- a CDS encoding MFS transporter, producing the protein MNRGLTLASSVAGAVLVALDGTVLTVAQPSLQRSLHASFASVQWTGTAYLVAVASLLVFAGRLGDRYGHRRTFGLGMLGFGAASAGAGLAPGIGWVIGLRLAQGVFGALLQPATLGMLRAAYPPERLAVPLAVRTAAIGLAAAAGPLLGGALVSGPGWRAVFFVGALPAAGFGLAALALPGADRRPAVRTPLDLPGALLLALALACLVQALVSLPGSGVWGVSALGGAVLAGTAFVRHERRGAHPLLPPGVIGSPAVGAALGLLVAASAALFGTLFAETYVLQRRLALDPFQSALRSLPLAVLMVLSAALCPALLRRLGARRTAVAAMALLALGILVLSGATGTAALGGGFALLGAGFGTVMVAATEVVVRGARVAVAGVAGGLQQTALNVGPVLGVAAATALMGAGPRPALLVLAAVAALAVPAARALSGPGAAPDTEITDGRVRSGVPARR
- a CDS encoding TetR/AcrR family transcriptional regulator, with the protein product MRETDTGSRGETDTGSRAESDTGLRARLVDVGVELVAAEGVRALTLREIARRAGVSHGAPRRHFPTHRELLSAIAHRGFTDLGERIGRSAPGATDPRRRLTELARIYLEFASDNPGMYELMFRHDLLDSGGSGLRETSLPLFGVLADLVGRVRPETDARRVAGALWANLHGIAQLWRWNSLQLATGDQESGPLLDTVLDAHLGSRDVR
- a CDS encoding PPOX class F420-dependent oxidoreductase translates to MTEDSTQDPTRASTQDALLQLLSGTRGGVLVTLKGDGRPQLSNVSHAYYPEERVVRISVTDDRAKTRNLRRDPRASYHVTSDDRWAYTVAEGTAELSPVARDPHDDTVEELVRLYRDVLGEHPDWDDYRAAMVRDRRLVVRLPVERVYGIPKG
- a CDS encoding NAD(P)-dependent oxidoreductase → MTSARRCAPALVSARSVPPLRPLYDRRHKSRYYDGCHSQPGSGPGRGAEGSAVKVGFIGLGVMGRPMALRLAAAGTPLVVWNRTAERAEPLRAAGAEVAADPGEVFARAEAVLLMLADEAALDAVLGRGTPEFAARVAGRIVVPMGTTSPEHSRALEAEVRAAGGRYVEAPVSGSRVPAERGELVAMLAGEESAVDAVRPLLAPLCRETFGCGAAPGALLMKLAVNLFLITLVTGLTEAFHFADRQGLDRRLFLEVLDAGPMASGVSRMKAPKLREGDFAVQAAALDVLKNNRLIAEAARAAGLASPLLDVCHALFEETVGLGHGGQDMVAVLRAIEARTGSGAAPSRSAPPGQAAVQPFGMP
- a CDS encoding TetR/AcrR family transcriptional regulator, with the protein product MAESRHGPRERMVFSAAQLIRRQGVGATGMREVAAHAGAPRGSLQHYFPGGKEQLVNEAVGWAGRYAGKRVARFLAGLDRPTPSGLFAAMAAQWTREYETDGFEAGCPVAAATVDCAAQDASTRETAAAAFAAWRGPVAEALAGMGVPAGRADPLATLMISTLEGAILMARAEQDVRPLLTVTGELGPLLDAAVVRPA